From Epinephelus lanceolatus isolate andai-2023 chromosome 2, ASM4190304v1, whole genome shotgun sequence, one genomic window encodes:
- the emc8 gene encoding ER membrane protein complex subunit 8: MPIQLTSQAYCKLVLHAAKYPHCAVNGLLVAEKTKEKKKDSHSEPVLCVDCVPLFHGTLALAPMLEVALKLIDTWCKENNYVIAAYYQANERTKDSRPNQVAEKVAARISENFSDAAIVMLDNSRLTMSCFEPIVHIYDHHENKWKSRDVTHECFEDWSEAQKITSALLEGRSYENLIDFDNHLDDLRNDWTNPVINKSVLDLC; this comes from the exons ATGCCTATTCAGCTCACAAGCCAGGCTTACTGTAAACTGGTTTTACATGCTGCCAAGTATCCCCACTGCGCCGTTAATGGATTACTGGTGGCAGAAAAAAcgaaggagaaaaagaaagacagccACAGTGAACCTGTCTTGTGTGTGGACTGTGTGCCGCTGTTTCACGGTACTCTTGCTCTGGCACCAATGCTAGAAGTAGCTTTGAAACTG ATCGATACTTGGTGTAAAGAAAATAACTACGTCATCGCTGCATATTATCAAGCCAATGAACGCACAAAGGATTCAAG ACCCAACCAAGTTGCAGAAAAAGTGGCTGCCAGAATCTCTGAGAACTTCAGTGACGCAGCAATTGTTATG CTGGACAACAGTAGATTAACAATGAGCTGTTTTGAGCCCATTGTGCATATCTATGACCATCATGAAAACAAGTGGAAAAGCAGAGATGTAACTCA TGAGTGTTTTGAGGACTGGAGCGAAGCACAGAAAATCACATCTGCTCTGTTAGAGGGCAGGTCGTACGAGAACTTGATTGACTTTGACAATCACTTGGATGATCTGAGGAACGACTGGACCAACCCTGTGATCAACAAGTCCGTCCTGGATCTGTGCTAA